A region of Flavobacterium album DNA encodes the following proteins:
- a CDS encoding TlpA family protein disulfide reductase, translated as MKKLLVLFFFLTASVYAQKEMPNVSLKSENNKSYNVKNDFAEKDKIYVFTFWATWCVPCINELDAINQHYAEWSKELNMEVIAVSIDDTRTQKRVKPLLNGKKWPYTVLLDTNQDLKRALAIANVPYTVVVKNKKVVYVHNGYSQGAEKELYAKLKTL; from the coding sequence ATGAAAAAATTACTGGTACTGTTTTTCTTCCTTACGGCTTCTGTTTATGCACAGAAAGAAATGCCGAATGTGAGCCTTAAATCAGAAAACAACAAAAGCTATAATGTAAAAAACGACTTTGCCGAAAAAGACAAGATCTATGTATTTACTTTTTGGGCAACATGGTGCGTTCCGTGCATCAACGAGCTTGATGCGATCAATCAGCATTATGCCGAATGGTCTAAGGAGCTGAACATGGAGGTTATTGCTGTATCTATAGATGATACCCGTACGCAAAAACGCGTAAAGCCACTCCTTAACGGCAAGAAATGGCCTTATACGGTACTTCTCGATACCAATCAGGACCTTAAGAGGGCACTAGCTATTGCCAATGTGCCTTACACCGTTGTAGTTAAGAATAAAAAAGTGGTTTATGTGCACAACGGCTATAGCCAGGGCGCTGAGAAGGAGCTATATGCTAAACTGAAGACACTATAG
- a CDS encoding T9SS type A sorting domain-containing protein, giving the protein MKKNLLLGLLLAAGLTASAQISGDGNPLADGSIAPDFTATDINGVQYSLYSQYLNAGKSVVIDFSATWCAPCWNYHKTHALADFYEAYGPNGSNEAMVFFIEGDIANTNTANLYGVQGPISPSQGNWTLGTPYPIIEDNVVMNLGAANHYDIDFFPTVYVICKETKTTTYADHLNAAQLKEVINSGCQTLVGTQNFGHIEQSAAAVRLCTVGDAVQVQGKLKNFGENNITTATVVLKDNTGAVVATQTYNGNFPQFNNAASINFNNVVLNPESTYTMEITSINGSTPAHPEAATAPVAFSVAGVAPNNNIEVRVHTDNYPHEITWQIKNSAGTLVASGGPYLEGPGEYGAGGADANTVKIHNVTLPGTSPECFTLVVKDAAGDGWSAGDGGIEIYSNGVAAYQNLNIGNFGSTLSTPKAFRAMGTLGTETITNETFAMYPNPTTGILNFTTQETVDVTVLDLTGKVVYTAKGIENGGSVNLGSLQSGMYIAKIKGLTSEKIEKIVIE; this is encoded by the coding sequence ATGAAAAAAAATTTACTCTTAGGATTACTTTTAGCCGCAGGGCTAACAGCGTCGGCACAGATTTCGGGGGACGGAAATCCACTTGCCGACGGTTCTATCGCACCTGACTTTACTGCTACCGATATCAACGGTGTACAATACTCACTGTATTCCCAATATCTTAATGCAGGCAAAAGCGTTGTTATCGATTTCTCAGCTACCTGGTGTGCACCATGCTGGAATTACCACAAGACCCATGCACTTGCCGATTTCTATGAGGCTTACGGCCCTAACGGTTCAAATGAGGCAATGGTATTTTTTATAGAAGGTGATATTGCCAATACTAACACCGCCAACCTTTATGGGGTACAGGGGCCAATCTCTCCAAGCCAGGGCAACTGGACTCTTGGAACTCCATACCCTATTATTGAGGATAACGTTGTCATGAATTTGGGCGCTGCGAACCACTATGACATTGATTTTTTTCCGACAGTGTATGTTATATGTAAAGAAACAAAAACTACCACGTATGCAGACCACCTGAATGCTGCACAGCTTAAAGAAGTTATTAATAGCGGCTGCCAGACACTTGTAGGAACACAAAACTTTGGCCATATCGAGCAATCTGCTGCTGCTGTAAGGCTTTGTACTGTTGGCGATGCGGTGCAGGTTCAGGGCAAGCTTAAAAACTTTGGCGAGAACAATATTACTACAGCAACAGTTGTATTAAAAGACAATACAGGCGCTGTTGTAGCAACACAAACATACAATGGTAACTTCCCTCAGTTTAACAATGCGGCATCTATCAACTTCAACAATGTTGTGTTGAACCCGGAATCTACCTATACTATGGAGATCACTTCGATAAACGGCAGCACGCCAGCCCACCCTGAGGCAGCCACTGCACCTGTAGCGTTCTCAGTAGCAGGCGTAGCACCAAATAATAATATCGAAGTAAGGGTACATACAGACAACTACCCTCATGAAATAACATGGCAGATTAAAAACAGTGCAGGTACTCTTGTTGCTTCAGGAGGACCTTACCTTGAAGGCCCGGGAGAATATGGCGCAGGAGGTGCTGATGCAAACACTGTAAAAATACACAATGTAACGTTGCCAGGCACCAGCCCTGAGTGCTTTACACTTGTAGTAAAAGACGCTGCGGGTGACGGATGGTCTGCCGGAGACGGTGGTATTGAGATCTATTCTAACGGAGTAGCAGCCTACCAAAACCTTAACATAGGTAATTTCGGATCGACACTTTCAACTCCAAAAGCTTTCAGGGCTATGGGAACCCTTGGCACTGAAACCATTACTAATGAGACTTTCGCTATGTACCCTAACCCTACAACAGGTATCCTTAACTTTACAACACAGGAAACTGTAGACGTAACGGTTCTTGACCTTACAGGCAAAGTAGTATACACTGCTAAAGGCATAGAGAATGGTGGTTCTGTAAACCTTGGATCGCTACAGAGCGGCATGTATATCGCCAAAATAAAAGGGCTTACATCTGAAAAGATCGAAAAGATCGTTATAGAGTAA